CAATCTTATCTCGCTTTTTCACCTCCCACGCTAGATTAGTATCGCCGTATACGAAGGAATTAATACTGTCTCCGAGCATTGATATTGCATGATTTGCCATATCTTTTAGTCCAGGAGAGGCAATAGCAAGGGTTATTTGTCCCTCTGAAAGTTCATGGACCTTTTCAGAGATATTTACCGCATGATCCCCTACTCTTTCCAATTGCTCAGCAATCTGCATTGCAGAGGTGAGAAACCTTAAGTCCACTGCCATAGGCTGTTGAAGGACTAAGGTCTTGAGGACGAGGGAATCGATCTTGTTTTCCATTTCATCTATTTCCCAATCATGATCAATAACCCTTTGGGCAAGATCTGGATTTTTTTGCTGCCAGGCAAGTATGGACGTCCTAACTGCCTCTTCAACAAGGGCAGACATTTGAAGTAACAAATTTTTTATTTCTGCAATCTCTCTTTGGACCTTGGCAGTCATTTGCTCTCCTACCCCTTTCTCTCATGCCTCAAAGGCAGAGACAATATGGTGAATCTTAGTATTTTCCTTTTCCCCTATAAAGAAAACACAGTCAAACCGAAAATTAAATTTTTCAACTCCCTTTTCCATAATATACCATTTAGCGGCCTTTAAAATCCTGTCTTTCTTCCAGTCAGTAATGGCCTCTTCTGGTCCGCCGTATCTATCGCTCGTCCTGGCCTTTACCTCCACAAATACAATATAATTTCCCTGCCTAATTATAAGGTCTA
The Dissulfuribacter thermophilus genome window above contains:
- a CDS encoding YraN family protein, giving the protein MNPSRKCFGKWAEEAACAFFQKRGYDILEKNYRTPLGEIDLIIRQGNYIVFVEVKARTSDRYGGPEEAITDWKKDRILKAAKWYIMEKGVEKFNFRFDCVFFIGEKENTKIHHIVSAFEA